One Porphyromonas pogonae genomic region harbors:
- a CDS encoding AMP-binding protein, which translates to MIEKNFISLIEESIQQHWTSYALTNYTEGNSYTFGDVAKEIARRHEIYAHAGVQPGDKIALMGKDTAEWCIGFLSIVTYGAIIVPILQDFPVNDAESIITHSEAKILMVSTNIWAQMKSENMPGVTASIDIQTGQTLMDKTPNQKLSLAISEKDKFFAEKYPNGLNPADINYHKTPNSEIVLINYTSGTTGFSKGVMITGNNLAGNVTFAVSKKILLEGDPIICFLPLAHMYSCAFNFLLPIAAGAHIYLLGKIPAPHVLTTAFKKVKPKLIISVPLVMEKIYQKSILPKIQDSKVKLLLQLPFFSSIIRKKIRKELMKGLGGEFRQMIIGGAPLSKEVGEFLYDINFPFTVGYGMTECAPLITYSYWEEWKLGSCGKALPGIMEVRINYEENTTSMKDVGEIQVRGENVCLGYFKNPEQTANLFTDDGWMKTGDLGYVDAQGYLFIKGRSKTMLLGANGQNIYPEEIESKINNNAFILENVVVSRNGKLTAIIVPDQKAIMEAGLTMEQAWDEIERFRAHLNEQLGSYEKIIRFERRDVEFEKTPKQSIKRFLYN; encoded by the coding sequence ATGATTGAAAAAAATTTTATATCACTCATTGAAGAGAGTATCCAACAACACTGGACGTCTTATGCTCTGACAAATTACACAGAAGGCAATTCATATACATTTGGTGATGTAGCGAAAGAAATAGCCCGCAGACATGAGATCTATGCACACGCAGGAGTACAACCAGGTGACAAGATTGCTCTTATGGGTAAAGACACTGCAGAATGGTGCATAGGCTTCCTGTCCATTGTTACGTACGGAGCTATTATCGTGCCCATACTTCAGGATTTCCCGGTCAATGACGCAGAAAGCATTATCACCCATTCGGAAGCAAAGATACTCATGGTATCAACGAATATCTGGGCTCAGATGAAAAGTGAAAATATGCCGGGGGTTACAGCCTCTATAGATATCCAGACAGGACAGACTTTGATGGACAAAACTCCGAATCAGAAACTGTCATTGGCAATATCGGAAAAAGATAAATTCTTTGCAGAGAAATATCCCAATGGGTTGAACCCCGCTGACATTAACTATCATAAAACGCCCAATAGCGAGATTGTCCTCATCAATTATACATCAGGAACCACGGGTTTCAGCAAGGGAGTAATGATAACAGGGAACAACCTTGCGGGCAATGTCACATTCGCTGTAAGCAAAAAGATCCTTCTCGAAGGAGATCCTATCATTTGCTTCTTGCCTCTTGCACACATGTACAGTTGTGCATTCAACTTCCTTCTTCCTATAGCTGCCGGAGCTCACATCTATCTTTTGGGCAAGATACCTGCTCCACACGTCCTCACTACAGCTTTCAAGAAAGTAAAACCAAAGCTTATCATCAGCGTGCCTTTGGTCATGGAAAAGATTTATCAAAAATCAATACTGCCCAAGATACAAGACAGTAAGGTCAAATTGCTACTCCAACTACCATTCTTCTCTTCCATTATAAGGAAGAAAATCAGAAAAGAACTGATGAAAGGTTTAGGGGGCGAATTCAGACAAATGATCATAGGAGGCGCACCTCTAAGCAAAGAAGTGGGTGAATTCCTTTATGACATCAATTTCCCATTTACCGTAGGCTATGGAATGACAGAGTGTGCACCTCTGATCACCTATTCATATTGGGAAGAGTGGAAGCTGGGATCATGCGGCAAAGCCCTCCCCGGCATCATGGAGGTAAGGATCAACTATGAAGAGAATACCACCAGCATGAAAGACGTGGGTGAAATACAAGTAAGAGGAGAAAATGTCTGCTTGGGTTACTTCAAGAATCCGGAACAAACAGCCAACCTGTTTACAGACGACGGCTGGATGAAAACAGGTGATTTGGGATATGTGGATGCTCAGGGCTACCTCTTTATCAAAGGGCGCTCCAAAACAATGCTCCTTGGAGCCAATGGGCAGAATATATATCCGGAAGAGATAGAATCTAAAATCAACAACAACGCTTTTATCTTAGAAAATGTAGTGGTCTCGCGCAATGGTAAACTCACAGCGATCATTGTACCTGATCAGAAAGCCATCATGGAAGCAGGACTCACGATGGAGCAAGCATGGGATGAGATAGAGCGTTTTAGAGCACATTTGAATGAGCAGCTGGGGTCATACGAGAAGATTATACGCTTCGAAAGACGTGATGTTGAGTTCGAAAAAACGCCCAAACAAAGCATAAAAAGATTTCTCTATAATTGA